Proteins found in one Nitratiruptor sp. SB155-2 genomic segment:
- a CDS encoding chloride channel protein translates to MIKKNYKHLVIRFTQNSKDLLKASNDVIKWSVLAIVIGILVGFGVAWALKLLEYCIQERNIHIPSLFLFLPLLLGTISYLLFRFYKEVIGDGTEEIIKEAIYSDRKLNVSRFFLKQVANFCTMIFGGSVGKEAPSAQMGAYFSKITGKLFHIRTTEQIILIITGTSAGFAVVFGAPIAAGFFALEALFAGKILYRVLVPSLISSFIAYWCMHIVDIHYIYHPVTVGLVPNFWELFNIIKTVFAGLLFGFLAYLFIVLMQWSGKLALSETVHPFLKGFLGGVILVAVAFTFGDQYLGLGLRTIDLSLSHETQIAWYTPFIKLFTTFVTLGSGGSGGFVTPILFVGATFGNFLGHLLDSNISLFAALGFVSVLSGATNAPIASTILAAELFGIETAHFAAVTSIISYLISSKKSVFDPEILDTIEQKFNRHIH, encoded by the coding sequence GTGATCAAAAAAAATTATAAACATCTTGTCATTCGTTTCACTCAAAACTCAAAAGATCTTTTAAAAGCTTCCAACGATGTCATAAAATGGAGTGTATTAGCCATAGTTATAGGTATACTCGTTGGCTTTGGAGTGGCCTGGGCATTAAAACTACTGGAGTATTGTATTCAAGAAAGAAACATCCATATTCCTTCACTTTTTCTTTTCCTTCCCCTCCTTTTGGGTACCATCTCGTATCTTCTTTTTCGTTTTTACAAAGAGGTCATAGGAGATGGTACCGAAGAGATTATCAAAGAGGCTATATATAGTGACAGAAAGCTCAATGTTTCTCGATTCTTTCTCAAACAGGTCGCAAATTTTTGCACCATGATTTTTGGAGGTTCTGTTGGAAAAGAAGCCCCCTCGGCACAAATGGGAGCCTATTTTTCAAAAATCACAGGGAAACTCTTTCATATTCGTACAACAGAACAGATCATTCTCATTATCACAGGCACGAGTGCAGGGTTTGCCGTAGTATTTGGAGCCCCTATTGCAGCCGGTTTTTTCGCTCTGGAAGCACTTTTTGCCGGTAAGATTTTATATCGCGTTCTCGTACCATCCCTCATTTCCAGTTTTATTGCCTATTGGTGCATGCATATAGTCGATATCCATTATATCTACCATCCTGTTACCGTAGGTCTCGTACCCAATTTTTGGGAGCTTTTCAATATTATAAAAACGGTCTTCGCAGGACTCCTTTTCGGTTTTTTGGCTTATCTGTTTATCGTTCTCATGCAGTGGTCTGGAAAACTGGCCCTCAGCGAAACGGTCCATCCTTTTTTAAAAGGATTTCTAGGAGGAGTGATTCTTGTAGCCGTTGCCTTTACCTTTGGAGATCAATATCTAGGTCTTGGGTTGAGAACGATAGATCTTTCATTGTCGCACGAGACACAGATTGCCTGGTATACACCTTTTATAAAACTCTTTACTACATTTGTCACATTAGGAAGTGGAGGAAGCGGAGGGTTTGTTACTCCTATTTTATTTGTTGGTGCAACCTTCGGAAATTTTTTGGGTCACTTGCTCGATTCCAATATATCCCTCTTTGCAGCGCTAGGATTCGTCTCTGTTCTGAGTGGTGCTACAAATGCTCCAATTGCTTCGACAATTCTTGCAGCGGAGCTTTTTGGCATTGAAACAGCCCATTTCGCAGCGGTTACATCGATCATTTCATATCTCATATCGAGTAAAAAGTCGGTATTTGACCCTGAGATCTTAGATACCATAGAGCAAAAATTTAATCGTCATATTCACTGA
- a CDS encoding Fur family transcriptional regulator, translated as MENRYHIYTEMLKSKELKSTPQRVAMLGILDKKGHADIEDIYSEIKKEFVTISLATVYKNINTMLDSGIIQEIKIPNRKSKFEVTKHKHSHFVCQKCGEVYDVDEPKCLEIELPEGFEPSESSVMIMGVCARCQ; from the coding sequence GTGGAAAATCGCTATCATATCTATACAGAAATGCTGAAAAGTAAAGAACTCAAATCCACGCCTCAACGGGTAGCAATGCTGGGTATTCTTGATAAAAAAGGGCATGCCGATATCGAAGATATTTACAGTGAAATAAAGAAGGAATTCGTCACTATCTCTTTGGCTACTGTCTATAAAAACATCAATACAATGCTTGATTCCGGGATCATCCAAGAGATAAAGATCCCTAACAGAAAAAGTAAATTTGAAGTAACGAAGCATAAACACAGCCATTTTGTTTGTCAAAAGTGTGGAGAAGTGTATGATGTAGATGAACCAAAATGCCTTGAGATAGAATTGCCCGAAGGGTTTGAGCCTTCTGAATCGTCCGTTATGATTATGGGTGTGTGTGCCCGGTGTCAGTGA
- a CDS encoding ferritin-like domain-containing protein, protein MARKGISILKGIEANEIIALLNKAYADEWLAYYQYFIEAKVVKGIMKDGVVAELNQHAADELRHATMVADRILQLGGEPLLHPKDWFIHANCAYEAPTNPNVLNVLEQAIKGEQCAIEVYSRLAEITQGKDIVTYDIVSQILADEVEHEEDLQGLYEDIQEFIHNIKGEIQ, encoded by the coding sequence ATGGCTCGTAAAGGGATAAGCATCCTCAAAGGAATAGAAGCGAACGAAATCATAGCGCTACTCAACAAGGCCTATGCCGATGAGTGGCTGGCCTATTATCAATATTTTATTGAAGCGAAAGTTGTAAAAGGGATCATGAAAGATGGTGTTGTAGCCGAACTGAACCAGCACGCTGCTGATGAACTGAGGCATGCCACCATGGTGGCAGACAGAATTTTGCAACTTGGAGGAGAGCCGCTGTTACATCCAAAAGATTGGTTCATTCATGCAAACTGTGCTTATGAAGCTCCCACAAATCCTAATGTGTTAAATGTTTTGGAACAAGCCATCAAAGGGGAGCAATGTGCCATTGAAGTCTATAGCCGATTAGCTGAAATCACACAGGGAAAAGATATAGTCACATACGATATAGTGAGCCAGATATTGGCTGATGAAGTGGAGCATGAAGAGGATTTACAAGGACTGTATGAAGATATCCAAGAGTTTATCCATAACATAAAAGGAGAGATCCAATGA
- a CDS encoding sulfurtransferase, giving the protein MKKVILLCFSLALIAAEPFVSAHWLKNHLNDKNIVILDVSSPKLYKKEHIPKAINAPISLWRKKVGHHALLKNPKKLERVIRSLGITQNSHVVLYSHRWGKDFLKTSYTAFALEAMGFTNSSILDGGLDAYRKIANLTNKSQTPKLSHFKATFHPELIADKSMVLANIGKMRMIDARNPIFYFGAEKQKVLARAGHIPKATSYFWVFSFHDEKIKDPKELHEMLIDGLGLDPDSPVITYCTGGLETSMNWYILHRVLGFSKVRLYDASMKEWANDPDTPLTKYKWE; this is encoded by the coding sequence ATGAAAAAAGTGATCCTACTCTGTTTTTCACTAGCCCTTATTGCAGCTGAGCCTTTCGTTTCCGCCCATTGGCTTAAAAATCATCTGAATGACAAAAATATCGTCATATTAGATGTATCCAGTCCAAAGCTTTATAAAAAAGAGCATATACCAAAAGCGATCAATGCGCCAATTTCATTATGGCGCAAAAAAGTTGGCCATCACGCTCTTTTAAAAAATCCTAAAAAATTGGAACGAGTGATACGCTCTCTTGGAATTACCCAAAATTCGCATGTGGTTCTTTATAGTCACCGATGGGGAAAAGATTTTCTAAAAACGAGCTATACAGCATTTGCATTGGAGGCCATGGGTTTTACCAATAGCTCTATTTTAGATGGTGGATTGGATGCATATCGAAAAATTGCCAATCTTACAAATAAGAGCCAGACGCCAAAACTGTCTCATTTCAAGGCAACTTTCCATCCTGAACTTATAGCAGACAAATCTATGGTTTTAGCAAATATCGGTAAAATGCGTATGATCGATGCAAGAAATCCGATTTTTTATTTTGGAGCCGAAAAACAGAAGGTACTCGCAAGAGCCGGCCATATTCCAAAAGCAACAAGCTATTTTTGGGTTTTTAGCTTCCATGATGAGAAGATCAAAGATCCAAAAGAGTTACATGAAATGCTTATCGATGGATTGGGGCTCGATCCAGATAGCCCCGTGATCACCTACTGTACCGGTGGACTTGAAACAAGTATGAATTGGTATATCCTTCATCGAGTACTCGGTTTCAGTAAAGTCAGACTCTACGATGCGAGTATGAAGGAGTGGGCGAACGATCCGGATACGCCGCTCACAAAATACAAATGGGAGTGA
- a CDS encoding YceI family protein yields the protein MKKIVVTALSIASLFASECSVQNLTWTAYKTPLKLGVTGSFDKIAFTQGKQCLEGAKVTINKHSVNTKNPGRDRTLDQFFFSLLKGDIVAKILKVHEKRLDVAITLNGITKTVPFTYTKDGNLIQAKGVIDIFDFQGNKALASIAKACFDKHQGKTWNDVTLTFEIAQ from the coding sequence ATGAAAAAAATAGTCGTAACCGCATTGAGCATAGCTTCCCTTTTTGCATCCGAATGCAGTGTACAAAATCTCACATGGACTGCATATAAGACACCTCTAAAACTTGGAGTCACAGGAAGCTTTGACAAAATCGCTTTTACCCAAGGCAAGCAGTGCCTGGAAGGTGCCAAGGTAACAATAAATAAACACAGCGTCAATACAAAAAATCCAGGACGGGACAGAACATTGGATCAATTTTTCTTTTCACTTCTCAAAGGAGATATCGTAGCAAAGATTCTTAAAGTTCATGAAAAGAGACTTGATGTTGCCATCACCCTCAATGGCATTACAAAAACAGTGCCCTTTACCTATACAAAAGATGGAAATCTCATTCAAGCTAAAGGAGTCATCGATATATTCGACTTTCAAGGAAATAAAGCTCTAGCCAGTATCGCAAAAGCCTGTTTTGACAAACATCAGGGGAAAACCTGGAACGACGTTACACTTACTTTCGAAATCGCTCAATAA
- a CDS encoding ABC1 kinase family protein, with product MRQVIVELGPSFIKLSQVLATRADFFDESYLKELKTLHDELPPMKEDELNKVFQKAFENSPFVYFDSNPIASASIGQVHKAILKSGEEVAVKLRRFNIEKRIRSDIRILKGINLLFRPLFSEYTKNSIEAVINEFADMIVQEVSLTKELQNLKKFAKNYAHCKILFPKPYECYCSDDALVMSFMDGVRFDDKKALQRMGIDFHQILERLIDFYAEQMLIVGFFHADPHPGNLLINERGELILLDFGMVKRIPNDVRVAIIEMVKSAYEKDYELYITSAKKLGVIAYEAPKGATAELVENMFEIFSNERLNALNMQKLAFELLESMRDLPFKLPQEAIYILRASAIIEGLGTTYIENFNGVKDILPILQKNIPRALGYKDSIFEMIFDEIKESPYVAKDFKTTIKKASEGNLQVEMSPLQLEWIRKEFKEYIRPIIASFSVMLLGILLVFIGGVWQGLGVFLFAAAFLRLLFLY from the coding sequence ATGAGACAAGTCATTGTCGAACTGGGACCAAGTTTCATTAAACTTTCCCAGGTTCTGGCTACTAGGGCAGACTTTTTTGACGAGTCGTATCTCAAAGAGCTCAAAACCTTGCACGATGAATTACCACCGATGAAAGAGGATGAACTAAACAAGGTATTCCAAAAAGCTTTTGAAAACTCTCCATTTGTTTACTTTGACTCAAATCCGATAGCAAGCGCTTCGATTGGACAGGTGCATAAAGCTATCTTGAAGAGTGGAGAAGAGGTCGCTGTAAAACTGAGACGTTTCAACATAGAAAAACGGATTCGAAGCGATATCAGGATCTTAAAAGGGATCAATCTTCTCTTTCGTCCGCTTTTTAGCGAATATACAAAAAACTCGATAGAGGCTGTGATAAACGAATTTGCCGATATGATTGTCCAAGAGGTGAGTCTTACAAAAGAGCTACAAAACCTTAAAAAGTTCGCAAAAAACTATGCGCATTGCAAGATTTTATTTCCCAAACCTTATGAATGTTATTGCAGCGACGATGCACTTGTCATGAGTTTTATGGATGGTGTTCGGTTCGATGACAAAAAGGCGCTCCAGCGGATGGGTATCGACTTCCATCAGATATTGGAGCGGCTCATCGATTTTTATGCGGAACAGATGCTTATCGTCGGTTTTTTTCATGCCGATCCCCATCCGGGAAATCTTTTGATCAATGAAAGAGGTGAGCTTATACTGCTTGATTTTGGAATGGTCAAAAGAATTCCAAATGACGTGCGAGTCGCTATTATCGAGATGGTGAAATCTGCTTATGAAAAAGATTATGAACTCTACATCACCAGTGCAAAAAAACTCGGTGTTATAGCGTATGAAGCACCAAAAGGTGCAACTGCAGAGCTGGTTGAAAATATGTTTGAAATTTTTAGTAATGAGCGTTTGAATGCACTCAATATGCAAAAACTGGCTTTTGAGCTCCTTGAGTCGATGAGGGATCTGCCTTTTAAACTGCCTCAGGAGGCGATATATATCCTTAGAGCCAGCGCGATTATTGAAGGACTTGGAACCACGTATATAGAAAATTTTAACGGAGTGAAGGATATTTTACCGATTTTACAAAAAAACATTCCAAGAGCGTTGGGATACAAAGATTCAATATTCGAGATGATTTTTGATGAGATAAAGGAGAGCCCTTACGTTGCAAAAGATTTCAAAACGACTATCAAAAAGGCAAGTGAAGGGAACCTGCAAGTTGAGATGTCTCCACTGCAACTTGAGTGGATACGAAAAGAGTTCAAAGAGTACATACGTCCGATAATTGCGAGTTTTTCAGTGATGCTTCTCGGTATTTTGCTGGTATTTATTGGAGGAGTATGGCAGGGCTTGGGAGTTTTCCTTTTTGCCGCTGCCTTTTTACGATTGCTCTTTCTATACTAG
- a CDS encoding S1C family serine protease — MRKQIFAGFLAGLLVLVLWRMIPLVEVMIAAKPKPVTPRGDLMSIEKSNIKIFEEAKPSVVYISTLQKVVDYWSLNVWDIPRGTGSGFVWDNFGHIVTNFHVIEGASEAVVTLSNGLGYKATLVGADPSHDLAVLKIKPIPGIMKPVIIGDSDKLRVGQIVYAIGNPFGLDWTMTMGIISALNRVIDEESGAKIKGAIQTDAPINPGNSGGPLLDSAGRVIGVNTAIYSPSGASAGIGFAIPINTVNRVVSSLIAYGRYLPPRLGVESDDRINRVLQKRFGIEGVVVLKVDPQSPAAVAGLKPTILYPDGRIVFGDIIVAVNGKKVHSFQELQDMLEQFNHGDEITLTVLRGRETVHIKVRLQ, encoded by the coding sequence ATGAGAAAACAGATATTTGCCGGTTTTTTGGCGGGACTTTTGGTCCTTGTGCTATGGCGGATGATTCCTCTTGTAGAAGTGATGATAGCGGCCAAACCAAAACCCGTCACTCCTCGGGGCGATTTGATGAGTATCGAAAAGAGCAACATCAAAATTTTCGAAGAGGCCAAACCGAGTGTCGTTTACATCTCAACACTCCAAAAAGTGGTAGACTACTGGAGTTTGAATGTATGGGATATTCCGAGGGGCACGGGAAGCGGATTTGTCTGGGACAATTTCGGTCATATCGTTACCAATTTTCATGTGATTGAGGGTGCCAGTGAAGCGGTTGTGACACTCAGTAACGGTCTTGGATACAAAGCAACGCTTGTAGGAGCCGATCCATCGCACGATTTGGCGGTACTGAAAATCAAACCGATTCCAGGCATTATGAAGCCGGTCATCATTGGAGATAGCGATAAGCTTAGAGTTGGACAGATAGTGTATGCTATCGGCAATCCCTTTGGATTGGATTGGACGATGACGATGGGCATCATCTCAGCACTCAATCGTGTCATCGATGAGGAGAGTGGGGCCAAAATCAAAGGAGCCATCCAAACCGATGCCCCTATCAATCCCGGAAACTCCGGAGGACCACTTCTAGATAGTGCCGGCAGGGTAATCGGTGTCAATACCGCAATATACAGTCCCAGCGGTGCAAGTGCCGGGATCGGCTTTGCCATTCCTATCAATACGGTGAATCGTGTGGTGAGCTCACTCATTGCGTATGGCCGTTATCTGCCTCCAAGGCTTGGTGTAGAGAGTGATGATCGTATCAATAGAGTTTTGCAAAAAAGATTTGGAATAGAAGGGGTCGTGGTTTTAAAAGTAGATCCTCAAAGCCCAGCGGCAGTAGCAGGGCTCAAACCGACTATACTCTATCCTGACGGACGAATAGTTTTTGGCGATATTATCGTGGCTGTCAATGGCAAAAAGGTGCATAGTTTCCAAGAACTGCAAGATATGTTGGAGCAGTTTAACCATGGAGACGAAATTACTTTAACAGTTCTACGGGGCAGAGAAACGGTGCATATCAAGGTCCGTTTACAATAA